The DNA window ttttacgatTTACTTGTCATTCTTGTAtcattaactattttttttaatttttaatatcagTAATTCTCTTAAATTTtaataacatttaatttaattacttttttCCATTCCTCTCAAATTTTAAATCTacttaaaatccataataattttCACTAATATCAATGGCTCCAACAATCATTTTGATCttatagtaattaattaatgTAATAATTAGGTGAATTCATTatataaataatagaaattaaggTAAATTGAGAAATAAATTCTAAAAAGGGTTATTCAAAAATgaaattgaatatttgatttacAAAATTTTCTCTTAGGACACCTTAACTTTATTTCAAATGATATTTCAGtcctttatcttttttttttctattttaataataTGTTTTTACATATTAACACTATTATCATTCTTTACATAATATTTTAAGAAATCTAAAATTCATATCAATTTATATACCATTCAAGAAAAGACTCTTAAACCACCAAAGAAAAATCTCTATTGTTTTTCAGGAAATGAAATCttcaataaatttcaaaaatattattgtGTTTCCATGAAATAAAATCttcaatcaattccaaaaatacaATCCTTTATTGGCAATCCTTCATGCCTACAAATTATTGGCCGTGTGCAAATCATAGGCTGGAAATGGCATTGCAATTGCTGCATAGGTTACTCAGTTTCAATCGGATggaaatagtaaaaatatttaaagtatatAATAGTTCAGAAGCAGGGCATCCAATATATTTATATGATCAAATTATAATACTTTGAAATGGATCTCAGTTTCTTCATAAAGTTAATTTCGACATATGCAAAGATATTATAATTTGTCATGAAAACCAAAATTACATTACTCTATGTGCTCACAATCTTAAATTGGACAAAATCTTTTTGAATTCTAAAATCGTTGTTTGGATGGATCCTTGCTTGTGTAACTCCATGCTCATTTTCTTCACTTAACAAAAGAGGAAGAGAGACAAAATTTAGAAAATCAGACTAATTAAACCgataaaagaaaaacaacaaatgaCAATGAAATTGGAATAAATATGTCGTGAAGTGGGAAAATTCTCTCTCTATTAAGCCAATGGTAAAACTAAGAATTTCAAccattcaataaaaaatcaagcAACATTGAAGACTTAATCACCATCCAAAATCTTTACCTGGTTGAGAACATCGACAAACCAAAATCGATGGCTTTCAAAGCCTCTGTTTCCTTCTTATTcgcaaacaaaattaaaattatcagGATTTAGATCTCTATGCATCACACCATGTTTATGGCACATCtgaaacaaacaacaaaataaataattataattatattgaaCAATCACAACTCACTAAATCATCAAtgcaaatgaaaaacaaataatcaAAGCGTGGAACCTCCAACCACTACAGTGAATCATATCACgcttcaaaaaaaaaacagaaataatatttgttagtaataaGGCAGAACACAGTGTGTTAGacaaaaacaatataatttgAGAACAAAATACCACCTTCGAATCAACTAAAACCATTTCTATGTGttatttgtttgaagaacttgTTACACACCATATATGCTTACAATTAACTGCAATCTTCCACAAATCCTTCGACTCATTGATGTCCTTCACAGAATCGATATGGCGAGCCATGGGAATGCTTAAATAGCTGCAAGAAGAAAACAGATTTCACTTGTTAAATCTCAAATCGTACAtattaatagaaaacaaaaatggagaagaagGATCAAACCTGTAAAAGAGCAAGTGAATATTGGTATGCCATTGTTGGGGTGATATATACCATGAGAATGAAAAATTTGAAACGCATAGAATACTGAAAGGGCAGAAGTAATTGATTTTGGGTACTGGAGGAATTGTATTTTTCCAATGATGAATTAACTTTTAGGTTtaaccatttatttaatttaacgtgaagatttgaaatggaaggaaaaaaataatctattattaaaaacaaataattaacaaaaaataaGAGTCTGTCACATCAGCAGCAATAAATACCAAATCAATATTATTGTGTTATTTTGACAAAAGACTTTTATACCCgtggaataagaaaagatttagttcatttatcagaaggcttttactggaatttccaagtactattacttttatatattaataatagatatactttttttctctctcataatAATTAGTTAGGGGCAATTTTGACAAAACTATAATAATTACTGCATTGAAATTTGAAAGtgacaattaaattaaaatagtttttttcacaAAAATGACACTTATAAAATAACAGAGTGAGAGTGAGAGTGAGAAATAAATAGCATAACCACCTAGTCAATGAGGAAGCCACGAAGAAAATGGTATAGCTAGAGAAAGGGACGGCACTAACACATAATACATATTAATAATTCTATATCCAAGATAAgatgattttttaaataaatttttaaacatGAATCATTTTTATAATGTAGTCAAAGATGTAGCAAGTGGAAACCTAGTGGACAAGTTTTTTTCCATTAAGAATAAAATGACACCGTGAAtggaaatcaacattgctcatcCTCTAACGACGTGTAAATTGGGATTTGGAAAATACTCCCACTTGATTTTAGTGATTTTAGTGATTTTAGTCAAGAAAAGATGAGACTTGTGCTCCAAAAGTCAAGTACCTATTTTGAGGTATAATCATCCTAATCTTCTAGGTGGGGCCGTTACAAATATCACAACAAATTTCTTTCTTGTTTTGAGCTGTGAgaacaaaaaaaaagtttgaataaCTTGGATTTGTTGTAACTACATATATAAACCCTTCTAGAAGTTATATTGATTACTAACATTCTAAGACTTTTCttcaaatttaaatgaataaatatatttttttaattcatacccaatttattttttatttatttgacagTGATGACACTATATAAAATATTAGCACGATTTAGCATACAACAAAGAAAACAGAAAATTCTACAAATACTTACAAAATGTATGTATCAAAGTAAAACGAATTTTACATTATTGTGAAAAGTGGAGAAATACAATCAATGCACACAAGAAGATAGTGCTTGATAGATGATAATTCCCTTCGGTTATGATTTCACGCATTCACGTATTTGGTAGAATGTGGACCAGTCGATCAAGAACAAACGATATGTTTTCTTTAAACCGTCCGATCACAATAAACGGCCACACATGCTCATAATGCGTGAGTGCGTGAAATCTTAactgtagggaattcaatttcgtGTTGGATGGAGTCAATAAATGCTACAGGCTATATAGTACATATAAGCAGTCACATGAAATTTACAACTAATGACAACGACTCAAAACCATCCAGCAAGTTGCCACTAGGCCATCTTCATTACCACAATTCTCTTTATAGTTTCTCCATTGAAGAGTTTCAGCCATGTTCAATATGATGAAACCATGGTTCTGGCTTTCTCTTCTTAGCCTATTCTTGTCTTTACACTTATGTCCTTCTCTTGCAGCTTTGACAACAATCTCAACAGACCAATCTCTCTCTGGTGACCAAACTCTTATCTCTAAAGGAGGAATCTTTGAATTGGGTTTCTTCAAACCAGGTAATACTTCCTCTAATTACTACATAGGAATATGGTACAAAAAGATCAGCCAACAAACAATTGTTTGGGTTGCCAACAGAGACAATCCTGTCTCTGACAAAAACACTGCCACCTTAAAAATCTCAGATGGTAATTTAGTTCTATTAGACCAATCTTCAAAACAAGTTTGGTCAACAAACATGAGTTTTCCTAAGTCAGATTCTGTTTCAGCTATTCTCTTAGATAGTGGAAATCTTGTTTTGAGAAATAGGCCTAATGATGATGCATCAGATCCTCTATGGCAGAGTTTTGATCATCCTGCAGATACATGGCTTCCTGGTGGAAAAATTAGGCTAGACAATAAAACAAAGAAGCCTCAGTATTTGACTTCATGGAAGAATAAGGAAGATCCTGCAACGGGTCTTTTCTCGTTGGAACTAGACCCGAAAGGAACGAGTTCGTATTTGATTCTTTGGAATAAGTCTGAACAGTATTGGACTAGTGGAGCTTGGAATGGACATATTTTTAGTTTGGTTCCTGAGATGAGGTTGAATTATATCTACAATTTTTCGTTTGTGTCGAACGAGAATGAGAGTTATTTCACTTACTCCGTGTATAACCCTTCCTATATATCGCGGTTTGTGATGGATATCTCCGGGCAGATTAAGCAACTGTCATGGTTGGAAAATATCAAAGAGTGGAACCTATTTTGGTCGCAGCCAAGAGCACAGTGTGAGGTTTATGCTTTCTGCGGTGCGTTTGGAAGCTGTACTGAGAACTCGAAGCCTTATTGTAATTGTTTGAGTGGTTTTGAGCCGAAGTCACAGTCTGATTGGGATCTGGAGGATCACTCAGGTGGGTGTATAAGAAAAACAAGGTTGCAATGTGAGAGTTCAGATAATTCGAAAGGCGTAAAGGACAGGTTCCGTCCAATCCCAAACATGGCATTGCCTAAACATGCACAATCTGTAAGATCAGGGAATGCAGAAGAATGTGAATCAATATGCTTGAACAACTGTTCTTGTTCTGCTTATTCGTATGACAGTAATGGATGTTCAGTTTGGTTTAAAGACCTACTGAGTCTGCAACAACTTTCTACAGATGACAGCAGTGGAAAAACTTTGTTTCTAAAACTTGCAGCATCAGAATTTAAGGATGATAAAAAAGGTAATGGTGTGATTATCGGTATTGCATTAGGTGCGATAGTTGGCGTTGGGATTCTCTTGGCCCTTCTTCTGTTCGTCGTGTTTAGGCGAAGAAAGCGAACTGTTGGAACGGGTAAGCCCGTGGAGGGTTCGTTGGTGGCCTTTGGTTACAGAGATATGCAAAATGCGACTAAGAATTTCTATGAGAAATTGGGAGGAGGCGGATTCGGTTCTGTATTCAAAGGAACATTGGCTGATTCAAGTTTAGTGGCAGTGAAGAAGTTGGAAAGTGTTAGCCAAGGAGAGAAACAGTTCAGAACAGAAGTGAGTACAATAGGAACTGTGCAACATGTTAACCTTGTTCGGCTTCGTGGATTCTGCTCAGAAGGTACTAAACGGATGTTGGTTTATGATTACATGCCAAATGGTTCCttggatttccatttattcaTGAAGAAGGATACCTCAGTGCTTTTGAACTGGAAACTGAGATACCAAATAGCTCTTGGAATTGCCAGGGGATTGACTTACCTCCACGAGAAGTGCCGAGACTGTATCATACATTGTGATGTAAAGCCGGAAAACATTCTCTTAGACACAGATTTTTGTCCAAAAGTTGCGGACTTTGGCCTAGCTAAGCTAGTTGGGCGAGATTTCAGCAGGGTCCTAACAACCATGAGAGGAACAAGAGGCTATCTTGCACCAGAGTGGATTTCTGGGGTGGCCATTACAGCCAAAGCCGATGTTTACAGCTACGGAATGATGCTTTTCGAGGTTGTATCAGGTAGGAGGAACTCTGATCCATCGGAAGACGGTCAATTTACTTTCTTTCCTACCTTAGCTGCAAAAGTAGTTATTGAAGGCGGCAGTGTGATCACCCTATTGGATCACAGGTTAGAGGGAAATGGGGACATTGAAGAAGTTGCGCGAATAATAAAAGTCGCTTCTTGGTGTGTCCAAGATAATGAAAATGAAAGGCCAACAATGGGTCAGGTAGTTCAAATTCTTGAAGGGATTTTGGAAGTGAACTTGCCTCCGATTCCAAGATCCCTTCAAATGTTGGTTGATAATCACGAGAACATGGTTTTCTTCACCGATTCTAGCTCAACTCAAAGTTCACAGGTTAAGAGTAACATCTCGACAAGCTCTCAGGTCAAAAGCAATATATCATCGGCCAGCTCTAATTTATCAGCCGAAAATTAGGGGATCACATAAGTTATCTCTATTTTTGTTATTACTGATATACAAATAAAATGTGATCTTTTTGATGTAAACAAATGTAATTGTAAAATATGGTTTGAATAATGAGATTCTCTTTTTAAGTTAGTGTGTTATAGCATATAGTATGTATAGTTGATCATCAAAATGCCCTTTTTTCATTGCATTTCACATCGGTCAATTCAGTTATTTGACACCTTGAAAACACATGAAATATTCAACAAAGATCCAAAAAATGATAGAGAAAGAGATGGAACCTGGTGGATGAATGTTACACATGGTGAAATATTCAGAGGCTGGGTTGTATATCGCTAAAGTTTCAAAACTCttcttaatttttaaatttggCTACACATTTACTGCATATCAAAGATTAAAGATATTCTTAGCCTGAGCCTGAGGCAATTGGCCAGGGGAGCTAACAGATGGCTCAATAAATCACAACATAAGTTTTGCTATGAAAAATAGGGCAATGCAATTCTCTGAATGATCATCCACTGATTGGTTTAGCAAATTATCTACTTTGTCGCAAATTATCTAGTGCATCTAAGTTCAGATTGTCAGTTTAATTTGGGACAATATTTCAATCTACCCCGTAATACTCTTAGGCACCTGACGCAATTCCATTTATGTCTCCTGTCTCCGGAGATACACATCAGAAAGcacaatttttttttgtcaaaatttggGTTTTTCCGGAGCTACATCTACGGAAGTAGTTTAAACTAGTAAACGGTGGaaaaaacttcaaaataattCAGTTAAGAGaaggttccgtagatgcacctacggaacaaatcaacattaaattaaaaaaaatgcttcTGGAAATACACCTCCGAAAGCCGAGGATATTTTTGGAAACGCGCATGGTACGTGAGAAGCCAAGGGTGGGATGAAAGATTGTTTAATTtactatgatttttttttataacctTTGATAATCTAGCCTGACTGCTATATATTGTTTTGGGCCATTCATATGGTCCAAGCATAAAGGTCCAATTACAAGTATCACGAGGAAAGGTGTGTGACCTTGCTCATGCACTGAACATGTAATTCCGATCTTCGCTAATTTTTTGCAGGTAGATCTAGGTAGATCTTATCGGATAGTGACACGTGCCAAAATCAAATATTCTATTCATTCTCACCCTTAAACTACTTCTCATTTATTTATTGACTTGATCGTTGGAATATTAATCTTACATGTCTGACCCACTCCAGTGGAAAAAACACACTCCACCACACTTGAACTCCATTTCACTCTGTAATCAACTATTTCACTCAAAATTATTCTAATTTTTATACTTAACTACATATTATATGAAAGTTTAAAGATTCTTAGCATGAGGCAATTCATAATGTctcaataaacaacaacataattttGGTAGAAAAAAATTGGCAATGCAATTCTCTAAAAATGTGTTTAGATAAAACATTTTAAAGAGAGAATTTaatgtttggatgaagcattttaaattttaaattaagagAGTGATTTgtctttaaaaattataaattgtatgattaatttATGCTGAATGTTGTTATTTAAtttagggttaatactactttacccctgccatataagcgagattcggtttacccccctctaaaaaaaaaacttattggacaaaccttgtaaaataaagattccatcaatattgaccctgatcagtttttttggccaagattcttagaatcttgcctacgtggcatttttggtagtgctgactgtacaacacataagcaatgtggcacagtcagcactgccacgtggaatttatttttttttaatttatttttaaaattaatattatttttttaaaaaaaaaattaatttttttttaaaattaatattttttttaaaaaaaaattaatattttttttaaaaaaaatttaatatttttttacgtttttaaaaaatatttgacagtacctgcggatttacgtacggatttaaaaatacctgcggattcaccaacggatttgacaatacctgcggatttacctacgaatttgacaatacctggggatttacctgcgaatttagctgcggatttacctgcgaatttacctgcgaaattgacaatacctgcgaatttacctacgaatttgacaatacctgcggatttacctacggatttaaaaatacctgcggatttacctacggatttgacaatacctgcggatttaactacgaatttaaaattacctgcggatttacctttaaaaatacatgcggatttacctgcgaatttgacaatacctgtggatttacctacggatttgaaaatacctgcgaatttatatataataaaaataaattttaaaaataataaaaaaaacagtaaaacaattttggaaaaaaaattaataaaaacgtaaattttttttaatttttccaattttttataattctttttcaatttttttataatttatatataataaaaacgtaaaaaaaatattaattttttttaaaaaaaaaattaaaaaaatcaacaaaattaataaaaaaaatttaaaaaaatattaaatttttattaaaaaaaaaaattaatacaaaaatttttcaaaaaaaaaattaaaaaaaaataaattccacgtggcagtgctgactgtgccacataagcaatgtgctgtacagtcagcactaccaaaaatgccacgtaggcaagattctaagaatcttggccaaaaaaactgatcagggtcaaatttgatggaatctttattttgcaaggtttgtccagtaagttttttttttagagggggtaaaccgaatctcgcttatatggcaggggggtaaagtagtattaaccctttaATTTAACTATTGATTTTTGAtgtataaaaatatgaaatacaaATTTTGAAAACATGTAAAtacgttttttataaaaaaattatggttTTTAAGGGGGCAGAGAATGTTCAATTAGGAAACAAATTCTCTACAACATTTTTGGTGCTGCCATCTCTCATGTGTCATATCTGGACGTTATATTTAAAACTAATGGTTTAATTATCTTTCACTTTTTTGTCTCCCCTCTCTATAGATTAATTTAATGGTTT is part of the Vicia villosa cultivar HV-30 ecotype Madison, WI linkage group LG2, Vvil1.0, whole genome shotgun sequence genome and encodes:
- the LOC131653724 gene encoding G-type lectin S-receptor-like serine/threonine-protein kinase At2g19130, whose amino-acid sequence is MFNMMKPWFWLSLLSLFLSLHLCPSLAALTTISTDQSLSGDQTLISKGGIFELGFFKPGNTSSNYYIGIWYKKISQQTIVWVANRDNPVSDKNTATLKISDGNLVLLDQSSKQVWSTNMSFPKSDSVSAILLDSGNLVLRNRPNDDASDPLWQSFDHPADTWLPGGKIRLDNKTKKPQYLTSWKNKEDPATGLFSLELDPKGTSSYLILWNKSEQYWTSGAWNGHIFSLVPEMRLNYIYNFSFVSNENESYFTYSVYNPSYISRFVMDISGQIKQLSWLENIKEWNLFWSQPRAQCEVYAFCGAFGSCTENSKPYCNCLSGFEPKSQSDWDLEDHSGGCIRKTRLQCESSDNSKGVKDRFRPIPNMALPKHAQSVRSGNAEECESICLNNCSCSAYSYDSNGCSVWFKDLLSLQQLSTDDSSGKTLFLKLAASEFKDDKKGNGVIIGIALGAIVGVGILLALLLFVVFRRRKRTVGTGKPVEGSLVAFGYRDMQNATKNFYEKLGGGGFGSVFKGTLADSSLVAVKKLESVSQGEKQFRTEVSTIGTVQHVNLVRLRGFCSEGTKRMLVYDYMPNGSLDFHLFMKKDTSVLLNWKLRYQIALGIARGLTYLHEKCRDCIIHCDVKPENILLDTDFCPKVADFGLAKLVGRDFSRVLTTMRGTRGYLAPEWISGVAITAKADVYSYGMMLFEVVSGRRNSDPSEDGQFTFFPTLAAKVVIEGGSVITLLDHRLEGNGDIEEVARIIKVASWCVQDNENERPTMGQVVQILEGILEVNLPPIPRSLQMLVDNHENMVFFTDSSSTQSSQVKSNISTSSQVKSNISSASSNLSAEN